In Polaromonas sp. JS666, one genomic interval encodes:
- a CDS encoding anti-sigma factor, which translates to MRYTHPELLEHLASSYVLGTLAGGARRRFERLQRDRADVRMLVTQWETRLGQLAMSVPAQRPSPQLWAAIAARTQPGRAPAAPPAASPSASWLGWLKPAGFGLGGLAAGVIAASALFAAMPSLFMSSDQIAMRSGEKLPQSYVGLLTDAQGNGKLLVSSLRHGKTMTVKVIGPITPPAAGTLVLWAVPANAPAFALGTVPTSGSAVSMLSDTSENLLSKVGKLMVTLEASAAPAVPGGTVVFSGNCAKLW; encoded by the coding sequence ATGAGGTACACCCACCCTGAACTGCTGGAACACCTCGCCTCGTCTTATGTGCTGGGCACGCTGGCGGGCGGCGCACGGCGCCGCTTTGAACGCCTGCAGCGCGACCGCGCCGATGTGCGGATGCTGGTGACGCAGTGGGAAACGCGGCTGGGCCAGCTGGCCATGTCAGTGCCGGCCCAGCGGCCTTCGCCGCAGCTGTGGGCCGCAATTGCCGCACGTACGCAACCCGGCAGGGCACCCGCTGCACCGCCTGCCGCTTCCCCTTCGGCCTCCTGGCTGGGCTGGCTCAAGCCGGCAGGCTTTGGCCTGGGTGGCCTGGCGGCCGGGGTGATCGCGGCCAGCGCGCTGTTTGCAGCCATGCCCTCGCTTTTCATGTCCAGCGACCAGATCGCCATGCGATCGGGTGAAAAACTGCCGCAAAGCTATGTGGGCCTGCTCACCGATGCGCAGGGCAACGGCAAGCTGCTGGTGAGCTCGCTGCGTCACGGCAAGACCATGACGGTCAAGGTGATAGGCCCCATCACACCGCCCGCTGCCGGAACGCTGGTGCTGTGGGCCGTGCCCGCCAATGCGCCGGCCTTTGCGCTTGGCACCGTGCCCACCAGCGGTTCGGCCGTTTCCATGTTGTCCGACACGTCGGAAAATCTGCTGTCCAAAGTGGGCAAGCTGATGGTGACGCTTGAGGCCAGCGCAGCGCCTGCCGTTCCTGGCGGGACCGTGGTCTTCAGCGGCAATTGCGCGAAGTTGTGGTGA
- a CDS encoding DinB family protein has translation MNTTTLNALSAFPAQLEAHYAAIPAEFKHWAPPSWDGVPSEPFTAIEQVCHVRDIEIDGYHVRLHRTLNEINPTLASIDSEALAKARSYATANAGEAFSAFREARAKTISVITGLSAEQLNRTAEFEGYGPLSLRSLVHYLCSHDQQHLAGLQWLLGKIEASRVQVRS, from the coding sequence ATGAATACAACCACCCTAAACGCCCTGTCCGCATTCCCGGCGCAACTGGAAGCGCACTACGCCGCCATTCCTGCCGAGTTCAAGCACTGGGCCCCGCCATCCTGGGATGGCGTGCCGAGCGAGCCTTTCACGGCCATCGAACAGGTCTGCCATGTGCGTGACATCGAGATCGACGGCTATCACGTGCGCTTGCACCGCACGTTAAATGAAATCAACCCGACACTGGCATCCATCGACAGCGAAGCGCTTGCAAAAGCACGTTCCTACGCCACGGCCAATGCGGGCGAAGCGTTTTCGGCCTTTCGGGAAGCGCGGGCGAAGACCATTTCGGTCATTACCGGCCTGAGTGCGGAGCAGCTCAACAGGACTGCGGAATTTGAAGGCTACGGTCCGTTGTCACTCCGCAGCCTGGTGCACTACCTTTGCAGCCATGACCAGCAGCACCTGGCAGGTTTGCAGTGGCTGCTTGGAAAGATAGAGGCCTCGCGTGTGCAGGTGCGAAGCTAA
- a CDS encoding nuclear transport factor 2 family protein, whose translation MELSELITLYTGAWSEPDRAFRQQLLERVWAEDGTYTDPTVHVAGRKALVDHIGGFFEQFPGARFELTSGIDTHHEKLRFTWRMVLADGTVFVEGTDFGKLSPDSKLHRIVGFFGPLAPKP comes from the coding sequence ATGGAACTGTCCGAACTGATCACGCTTTACACGGGTGCGTGGAGCGAACCTGACCGCGCGTTCAGACAGCAATTGCTCGAACGTGTATGGGCTGAGGACGGCACTTACACCGACCCCACCGTACACGTCGCCGGCAGAAAGGCGCTTGTCGATCACATCGGCGGGTTCTTTGAGCAGTTCCCGGGAGCCCGTTTTGAACTTACCAGTGGGATCGATACGCATCACGAGAAGCTTCGCTTCACCTGGCGCATGGTGCTTGCGGATGGAACGGTGTTTGTGGAGGGAACTGACTTCGGTAAGTTGTCCCCCGATAGCAAGCTGCATCGCATCGTCGGGTTCTTTGGGCCGCTTGCGCCCAAGCCATAG
- a CDS encoding RNA polymerase sigma factor — protein MKLDTDADTRSLEALIAAAAQGDHACFARIYSRTHMHLFGVALRILRHGQAAEDVLQEAYVSIWKNAGGYRSEVDGQTIQPMTWLIAIVRNKALDALRSRTRRKESELPESGDVDEEDTETTATPAPSAMQLLEQASQALHIEGCMNALEGSYRQSLALAYYQGLSHTEVAAQMGAPLGSVKAWIRRGLEKLRGCLAAQGVTP, from the coding sequence ATGAAGCTGGACACTGATGCGGACACCCGCAGCCTGGAAGCGCTGATCGCGGCTGCGGCGCAAGGCGACCATGCCTGCTTCGCCCGGATCTATTCACGCACCCATATGCATCTGTTTGGCGTTGCCCTGCGTATATTGAGACATGGACAGGCGGCCGAGGATGTGCTGCAAGAGGCGTATGTGAGCATCTGGAAAAATGCCGGCGGCTACCGCAGCGAGGTAGACGGGCAAACCATTCAACCCATGACATGGCTGATTGCCATCGTCCGTAACAAGGCGCTGGACGCCTTGCGCTCCCGCACGCGCCGCAAGGAAAGCGAATTGCCCGAGTCCGGCGACGTGGACGAAGAAGACACCGAAACCACCGCAACGCCCGCCCCCAGCGCCATGCAGCTTCTGGAACAGGCCAGCCAGGCCCTGCATATAGAAGGCTGCATGAATGCGCTGGAAGGCAGTTACCGCCAAAGCCTGGCGCTTGCCTACTACCAGGGCTTGTCGCACACCGAGGTGGCGGCGCAAATGGGCGCGCCGCTCGGCTCCGTCAAAGCCTGGATACGGCGCGGGCTGGAAAAACTCAGAGGCTGCCTGGCCGCGCAGGGGGTGACGCCATGA
- a CDS encoding Y-family DNA polymerase, translating to MDAFFASIELLRYPQLKGLPVVIGGGRRKVDEELLAAQGERALRFIPVENFPLLKDYVGRGVITTATYAARQFGVGSAMGMMKAAKLCPQAIVLPVDFEEVRKYSRLFKSTITEIAPVMQDRGVDEVYIDFTDVPGGQREGGRVLARLIQKAIFEKTGLTCSVGVAPNKLLAKMASEFDKPNGISIVYEEDLQPRIWPLNVRKINGIGPKAGEKLARLHIHTIGELAAQDPSFLIANFGKATGAWMHEAAWGRDDRPVVTESEPVSMSRETTFDRDLHAVRDKAVLGAIFTDLCSKLAQDLQRKGYVAKTIGIKLRYDDFRIATRDQTADSYTADGQAIRKLAGLCLKRVPLEKKLRLLGVRASTLAKAGEEPVPEQKSPPSRSGSPQQGQQGIESMASDQLF from the coding sequence ATGGATGCTTTTTTTGCGTCGATCGAGTTGCTGCGCTACCCGCAACTCAAAGGCCTGCCCGTGGTGATTGGTGGCGGGCGGCGCAAGGTGGATGAAGAACTGCTGGCGGCGCAAGGCGAGCGCGCGCTGCGCTTCATTCCGGTGGAAAATTTTCCGCTGCTCAAGGACTATGTGGGCCGCGGCGTGATCACCACGGCGACCTACGCAGCGCGGCAATTTGGCGTGGGCTCGGCCATGGGCATGATGAAGGCGGCCAAACTCTGTCCGCAGGCCATTGTGTTGCCGGTCGATTTTGAAGAAGTGCGCAAATACTCGCGGCTGTTCAAAAGCACCATCACCGAGATTGCCCCCGTGATGCAGGACCGCGGGGTGGACGAGGTGTATATCGACTTCACCGATGTGCCCGGCGGCCAGCGCGAGGGAGGCCGGGTGCTGGCGCGGTTGATCCAGAAAGCGATTTTTGAAAAGACCGGCCTCACCTGCTCGGTTGGCGTGGCCCCCAACAAGCTGCTGGCCAAGATGGCCAGCGAGTTCGACAAGCCCAATGGCATTTCGATTGTGTACGAGGAAGACCTGCAGCCCCGGATCTGGCCGCTCAACGTACGCAAGATCAACGGCATTGGTCCCAAGGCCGGGGAAAAGCTGGCCAGGCTGCACATCCACACCATCGGCGAGCTGGCCGCGCAGGATCCTTCATTTCTGATTGCCAATTTCGGCAAAGCCACGGGCGCCTGGATGCACGAGGCCGCCTGGGGCCGTGACGACCGGCCAGTGGTCACCGAGAGCGAGCCCGTCAGCATGAGCCGGGAAACCACCTTTGACCGCGACCTGCATGCAGTGCGCGACAAGGCGGTGCTTGGCGCCATCTTCACCGATCTGTGCAGCAAACTGGCGCAGGACCTGCAGCGCAAGGGCTATGTGGCCAAAACCATAGGCATCAAGCTGCGCTATGACGATTTCAGAATTGCAACGCGCGACCAGACCGCCGACAGCTACACCGCTGACGGTCAAGCCATCCGGAAACTGGCGGGCCTGTGCCTGAAGCGGGTTCCGCTCGAGAAAAAGCTGCGCTTGCTGGGCGTTCGCGCCAGCACGCTGGCCAAAGCCGGCGAAGAGCCGGTGCCCGAACAAAAATCGCCACCATCCCGATCGGGAAGCCCGCAACAAGGGCAACAAGGTATTGAATCGATGGCAAGCGATCAATTGTTCTAA
- a CDS encoding c-type cytochrome, protein MKRWIKWSAAGLGLAVLLVAGAAVVGTQLAERKRMRQVSVPVQPVAYVSDAQALERGKYLFQSRGCVDCHGVNGGGRDFVNDGKGTRIAGPNITPGGVVAGYKPEDWVRTIRHGVKPDGHPALIMPSEDYNRFTNEDLAALVAYVRSLPPQNPRAAVIELPLPAWVLYGFDAIPDAAQRIDHSLPPSTPVAAAVTVQHGAYVANMCIGCHGEKLSGGKIPGGPPDWPAAANITPGEGSAMGRYKDAAQFMAMMRSGKRPDGTAIQVMPFGSLSAMNDVDTRALHAYLQTVPARPAGQR, encoded by the coding sequence ATGAAACGCTGGATTAAATGGAGCGCTGCCGGCCTGGGCTTGGCCGTACTGCTGGTCGCGGGTGCGGCCGTGGTGGGCACGCAGCTGGCCGAGCGAAAACGCATGCGCCAGGTGAGTGTGCCGGTGCAACCCGTGGCGTACGTCTCGGATGCCCAGGCGCTGGAGCGCGGCAAGTATTTATTCCAGTCGCGCGGTTGCGTTGACTGCCATGGCGTGAACGGGGGCGGGCGCGACTTTGTCAATGACGGCAAAGGCACGCGCATCGCCGGACCCAATATCACGCCTGGCGGTGTGGTGGCCGGGTACAAGCCCGAAGACTGGGTTCGCACGATACGCCATGGGGTCAAACCCGATGGGCACCCGGCGCTGATCATGCCCAGTGAGGACTACAACCGCTTCACCAACGAAGACCTGGCCGCATTGGTGGCGTATGTGCGCAGCTTGCCGCCACAAAATCCCCGTGCCGCGGTGATCGAACTGCCCTTGCCAGCCTGGGTGCTCTACGGCTTTGACGCCATTCCCGATGCGGCGCAACGGATTGACCACTCGCTGCCGCCCTCAACCCCGGTGGCGGCTGCCGTGACGGTGCAGCATGGCGCCTATGTGGCCAATATGTGCATCGGTTGCCATGGCGAGAAGCTGTCCGGCGGGAAGATTCCCGGTGGCCCCCCGGACTGGCCGGCGGCCGCCAACATCACGCCCGGCGAGGGCAGTGCCATGGGGCGTTACAAGGATGCAGCGCAGTTCATGGCCATGATGCGCAGCGGCAAACGGCCTGACGGCACAGCCATCCAGGTGATGCCGTTTGGATCGCTGTCGGCCATGAACGATGTCGATACCCGAGCGCTGCACGCTTACCTGCAAACGGTGCCGGCCCGACCTGCGGGCCAGCGTTAG
- a CDS encoding 2-oxoglutarate-dependent dioxygenase: MKQQPASVQPVSRELRAWLLAQSAQGHSRAALFQAMLDAGWQHATACRALRLTPQEQAAFTALAQPAEGASMSMDAGDRWVDVLQRLQLPDLVVFGNLLSDSECEALMEVAQPRLARSLTVNIKTGGEERNRDRTSQGMFFARGENPLVQRVEARIARLVGWPVDRGEGLQVLRYRQGAQYKPHYDYFDPAEPGTPAILQRGGQRVATLIMYLNEPEQGGATVFPDIGLQVTPRRGTAVFFSYPAANPASLTRHGGEPVKAGEKWIATKWLREREFV, translated from the coding sequence GTGAAGCAGCAACCCGCCAGCGTCCAGCCTGTCAGCCGTGAACTGCGGGCCTGGCTGCTTGCTCAATCAGCCCAGGGGCATTCGCGGGCAGCCCTGTTCCAGGCGATGCTGGACGCCGGCTGGCAGCACGCGACCGCCTGCCGGGCCCTGAGGCTGACGCCGCAGGAACAAGCTGCGTTTACGGCGCTAGCCCAGCCGGCAGAAGGCGCCAGCATGAGCATGGACGCCGGCGACCGGTGGGTTGACGTGCTGCAGCGCCTGCAACTGCCCGATCTGGTGGTGTTTGGCAACTTGCTCAGCGACAGCGAATGCGAGGCCTTGATGGAGGTGGCGCAGCCACGCCTGGCGCGATCACTCACGGTGAACATCAAGACCGGGGGCGAGGAGCGCAACCGGGACCGCACCAGCCAGGGCATGTTTTTCGCGCGGGGCGAGAATCCGCTGGTGCAGCGCGTGGAGGCGCGCATTGCCCGCCTGGTGGGCTGGCCGGTCGACAGGGGCGAAGGCCTGCAGGTGCTGCGCTACCGGCAGGGCGCCCAGTACAAGCCCCACTATGATTACTTTGACCCGGCCGAGCCCGGTACGCCTGCCATACTTCAGCGGGGCGGGCAGCGCGTAGCCACCCTGATCATGTACCTGAACGAACCCGAGCAGGGCGGCGCCACGGTATTTCCGGACATTGGCCTGCAGGTGACGCCCCGGCGCGGCACTGCGGTTTTTTTCAGTTACCCGGCTGCGAATCCCGCCAGCCTCACCAGGCACGGCGGCGAGCCCGTGAAGGCCGGAGAAAAGTGGATTGCCACCAAGTGGCTGCGTGAACGAGAATTTGTTTAA
- the yaaA gene encoding peroxide stress protein YaaA, whose translation MLFLLSPAKSLDYDTPPHVSTYTKPLFTRQSAELIDVLQTKTPQQISTLMKLSDALSGLNVARYQAWSPKFTAKNSKQAVLAFNGDVYGGLDAKTLSEQQLGWAQEHVCILSGLYGVLRPLDWMQPYRLEMGTALATGQGKNLYQFWGSQIADYLNQRAAAHTSPVIVNLASEEYFKAVDRKALKARVVSCVFEEFRAGKYKIISFMAKRARGLMVRYATEHKLLTVRKLEGFDAEGYRFDPAASQADRLVFRRRQAA comes from the coding sequence ATGCTGTTTCTTCTTTCGCCCGCCAAATCACTGGACTACGACACACCCCCGCACGTCTCCACGTACACCAAGCCGTTGTTTACGCGCCAGTCGGCCGAGTTGATTGATGTGCTGCAGACCAAGACGCCGCAGCAGATCAGCACGCTGATGAAGCTGTCGGATGCGCTGTCTGGCCTGAATGTCGCGCGCTACCAGGCGTGGTCCCCCAAATTCACCGCCAAAAACTCCAAACAGGCTGTGCTGGCCTTCAATGGCGATGTCTATGGAGGGCTGGACGCGAAGACCCTGAGCGAACAGCAGCTTGGCTGGGCGCAGGAGCATGTCTGCATCCTCAGCGGCCTGTACGGCGTGCTGCGTCCGCTCGACTGGATGCAGCCCTATCGGCTGGAGATGGGCACGGCGCTGGCGACCGGCCAGGGCAAGAACCTCTACCAGTTCTGGGGCTCGCAGATTGCCGATTACCTCAATCAGCGCGCCGCCGCCCACACCTCGCCCGTCATCGTGAACCTGGCGAGTGAAGAGTATTTCAAGGCGGTCGACCGCAAGGCGCTAAAAGCCCGCGTGGTGAGCTGTGTCTTCGAGGAGTTCAGGGCCGGCAAATACAAGATCATCAGTTTCATGGCCAAGCGCGCCCGCGGCCTGATGGTGCGCTACGCCACCGAGCACAAGCTGCTCACGGTCAGGAAGCTGGAAGGCTTTGATGCCGAAGGGTACCGCTTCGACCCTGCCGCATCGCAGGCCGACCGCCTCGTGTTCCGGCGCCGGCAGGCGGCCTGA
- a CDS encoding DUF3455 domain-containing protein produces MTSIPATPSAATSLVLAALCAGLLSACASSKPGGAANAAKPVPAALKPADSERVAFTWHAVGSQIYECRVADKGGWVWVFVAPEADLFNQKNEKVGTHGAGPNWAALDGSKTVGTVKARADGERAVDIPLLLLSAKSSDATGRMASVTSVQRLNTAGGNAPAKGCETKADAGKRSKEGYTADYVFFAAK; encoded by the coding sequence ATGACATCGATTCCCGCAACCCCGTCCGCCGCCACCAGCCTGGTTCTGGCCGCGCTTTGCGCCGGCCTGCTCAGTGCTTGCGCCTCGTCCAAACCGGGAGGAGCCGCAAACGCCGCGAAACCCGTGCCTGCGGCGCTCAAGCCCGCCGATAGCGAGCGTGTGGCGTTCACCTGGCACGCCGTCGGCTCGCAGATTTATGAATGCCGCGTCGCCGACAAGGGCGGTTGGGTCTGGGTGTTTGTGGCGCCCGAGGCTGATCTTTTCAACCAGAAAAACGAGAAAGTCGGCACCCACGGTGCCGGCCCCAACTGGGCGGCGCTTGACGGCAGCAAGACGGTAGGCACCGTCAAGGCCCGCGCCGATGGTGAGCGCGCGGTAGACATTCCGCTGCTGCTGCTGTCCGCCAAATCAAGCGATGCGACCGGCAGGATGGCTAGCGTTACCAGCGTGCAGCGCCTCAACACGGCAGGCGGCAATGCGCCGGCCAAGGGCTGCGAGACCAAGGCCGACGCCGGCAAGCGCAGCAAGGAAGGCTATACGGCGGACTATGTTTTCTTTGCGGCGAAATAG
- a CDS encoding cupin domain-containing protein: MGRISALFKADGSETADRYSISEWWLEPNTQGPGAHSHPEDDIFYVLEGTMSFLIQDRWVDAPKGAFVLAPGGVTHDFENRGSVRAGVLNFSAPGNFEQHMPGIAEWFAKNPPGHASG, from the coding sequence ATGGGTCGGATCTCGGCACTATTCAAGGCCGACGGCTCTGAAACTGCGGACCGTTATTCCATTTCAGAGTGGTGGCTTGAGCCCAATACGCAGGGTCCGGGGGCGCACTCGCATCCGGAAGATGACATCTTTTACGTTCTTGAGGGAACGATGAGCTTCCTTATCCAGGACCGCTGGGTGGATGCGCCGAAGGGAGCATTTGTATTGGCCCCAGGAGGCGTCACGCATGACTTCGAGAATCGCGGCTCCGTACGCGCCGGGGTTCTCAACTTTTCGGCACCCGGCAACTTTGAGCAGCATATGCCCGGCATCGCTGAATGGTTCGCCAAGAATCCACCAGGCCACGCAAGCGGCTGA
- a CDS encoding DUF2784 domain-containing protein gives MPASLPYQLLADAVLVLHFAVVLFVVGGLLLIVAGNLLAWRWVNSPWFRVGHIAAIGVVVAESWLGIICPLTAAEVWLRIQAGSTFYSESFIEHWVQRLLFYEAPPWVFSAVYTLFGLLVVAAWWYFPPRFKKPGRKGGA, from the coding sequence ATGCCTGCATCGCTGCCGTATCAGCTTCTCGCGGACGCGGTGCTGGTCCTGCATTTCGCTGTCGTCCTGTTTGTTGTCGGTGGCTTGCTACTCATCGTCGCCGGCAACTTGCTGGCTTGGCGTTGGGTCAACAGCCCGTGGTTCCGCGTCGGGCATATCGCGGCAATCGGGGTTGTTGTCGCCGAGTCGTGGCTGGGCATCATCTGCCCACTGACAGCAGCGGAAGTCTGGCTTCGAATACAGGCTGGATCCACGTTCTACAGCGAGAGTTTCATTGAGCATTGGGTTCAGCGCCTGCTCTTCTACGAGGCGCCACCATGGGTTTTCAGTGCGGTGTACACATTGTTCGGCTTGCTTGTTGTGGCGGCTTGGTGGTACTTCCCGCCAAGGTTTAAAAAACCTGGGCGCAAAGGCGGCGCCTGA
- a CDS encoding tetratricopeptide repeat protein: MNAFSIRSFIALPVLGLAFAGAALAADFQTMPVQNVQIDDFAAGKKAIDAKNWAQAVSSFSKVVARNPTNADAYSYLGYANRWLGKYDEAFAAYGKALALDPRHKGALEYSGIAYLKTNQKAQAEAQFAKLQAICATCEETSDLAKAVAAAK, encoded by the coding sequence ATGAACGCATTTTCAATTCGCAGCTTTATCGCCCTGCCTGTGCTGGGCCTGGCTTTCGCCGGCGCCGCCCTGGCTGCCGACTTTCAAACCATGCCCGTCCAGAACGTGCAGATCGACGATTTCGCAGCCGGCAAAAAAGCCATTGATGCCAAAAACTGGGCACAGGCCGTCAGCAGCTTCAGCAAGGTCGTCGCCAGGAACCCCACGAATGCCGACGCCTACAGCTACCTCGGTTATGCCAACCGCTGGCTGGGCAAGTACGACGAGGCCTTTGCCGCCTACGGCAAGGCGCTGGCGCTGGACCCCAGGCACAAGGGCGCGCTGGAATATTCGGGCATCGCCTACCTGAAAACCAACCAGAAAGCCCAGGCTGAAGCCCAGTTCGCCAAGCTGCAGGCCATCTGCGCGACCTGCGAGGAAACCAGCGACCTGGCCAAGGCCGTTGCAGCGGCTAAATAA
- a CDS encoding alpha/beta fold hydrolase codes for MKIKANRIDIEIEDTYPGDATGRPAVLLIMGLGMQLIAWPPELVQGLLDAGFRVVRFDNRDTGLSQHFDHLGTPNLLWEGLKYRFGVRITPPYSVEDMARDALGVLDALQIDKAHMVGVSMGGMIAQRLALLAPGRALSLSCIMSSSGARGLPEARPAVTRALLSRPAGKGMPAAIDHTVRLFKAIGSPGFPMDDAMLRERVTAATERSYHPRGIARQMAAAVADSRRAAALAGIAVPTLVVHGKADPLVPFACGEDLARRIPGAKLAGIDGMGHDLPPGVVDRLLALLIPHFQAAS; via the coding sequence ATGAAAATCAAAGCCAACCGCATCGATATCGAAATCGAGGACACTTACCCGGGCGATGCCACGGGCCGGCCTGCGGTGCTGCTCATCATGGGCCTGGGCATGCAGCTGATCGCCTGGCCGCCGGAGCTGGTGCAGGGCCTGCTGGACGCCGGCTTTCGCGTGGTGCGCTTTGACAATCGCGATACCGGGTTAAGCCAGCACTTTGACCACCTGGGCACACCCAACCTGCTGTGGGAGGGACTCAAGTACCGGTTTGGCGTGCGCATCACACCGCCATACAGCGTGGAGGACATGGCGCGCGATGCGCTGGGTGTGCTCGATGCGCTGCAAATCGACAAGGCGCACATGGTCGGCGTGAGCATGGGCGGCATGATCGCGCAGCGGCTTGCGCTGCTGGCCCCTGGGCGTGCGCTCAGCCTTTCCTGCATCATGAGCTCCAGCGGCGCGCGCGGCCTGCCCGAAGCCAGGCCCGCCGTGACGCGGGCGCTGCTCAGCCGACCGGCGGGCAAGGGCATGCCGGCCGCCATTGACCACACGGTCAGACTCTTCAAGGCCATCGGCAGCCCCGGCTTTCCCATGGATGATGCGATGCTGCGCGAACGCGTGACGGCCGCGACCGAGCGCAGCTACCATCCCCGGGGCATTGCCCGCCAGATGGCGGCCGCCGTGGCCGACAGCAGGCGTGCCGCAGCGCTGGCCGGCATCGCCGTGCCTACGCTGGTGGTGCACGGCAAGGCCGATCCGCTGGTGCCGTTTGCCTGTGGTGAAGACCTCGCCCGCCGCATTCCGGGCGCGAAACTGGCCGGCATCGATGGCATGGGCCATGATTTGCCGCCGGGCGTGGTGGACCGCCTGCTGGCGCTATTGATTCCGCACTTTCAGGCCGCAAGTTGA
- the queF gene encoding NADPH-dependent 7-cyano-7-deazaguanine reductase QueF (Catalyzes the NADPH-dependent reduction of 7-cyano-7-deazaguanine (preQ0) to 7-aminomethyl-7-deazaguanine (preQ1) in queuosine biosynthesis): MNTPEHSQLGKSSAYVDQYDASLLFPIPRAEKRAEIGVTGTPPFFGADMWTAFELSWLNMRGKPQVALAHITVPCESPNIVESKSFKLYLNSFNNTRFSDARDVRERIRADINAAVGAGVGVKTLGPELFDREPVHELDGLSLDRLDVECIHFTPAPELLFAEFDEPPVDETLTSNLLKSNCLVTGQPDWGSVQISYSGPQINQEGLLQYLVSFRNHNEFHEQCVERIFMDVWTRCRPLKLSVYARYTRRGGLDINPFRTSHPQALPANIRMARQ, translated from the coding sequence ATGAATACCCCTGAACACTCCCAACTCGGTAAGTCCTCGGCCTATGTTGACCAGTACGATGCCTCCTTGCTCTTTCCGATCCCCCGTGCGGAAAAACGTGCCGAAATCGGCGTCACCGGAACACCGCCGTTTTTTGGCGCCGACATGTGGACCGCATTCGAGCTGAGCTGGCTCAATATGCGCGGCAAGCCGCAGGTGGCTTTGGCGCACATCACCGTGCCCTGCGAGTCGCCCAACATTGTCGAGAGCAAGTCCTTCAAGCTTTACCTGAACAGCTTCAATAACACGCGTTTTTCCGACGCGCGCGATGTGCGCGAGCGCATCCGCGCCGACATCAATGCAGCGGTGGGCGCTGGCGTGGGGGTTAAAACACTGGGGCCGGAACTGTTTGACCGCGAACCCGTGCATGAGCTCGATGGCCTGAGCCTGGACCGGCTCGATGTGGAGTGCATCCACTTCACGCCGGCGCCGGAACTGTTATTTGCAGAGTTCGACGAGCCGCCGGTCGATGAAACCCTGACCAGCAACCTGCTCAAAAGCAACTGCCTGGTGACCGGGCAGCCCGATTGGGGCAGTGTGCAGATCAGCTACTCGGGGCCACAAATCAACCAGGAAGGCCTGCTGCAATACCTGGTGAGCTTTCGCAACCACAACGAATTTCACGAGCAGTGCGTGGAGCGCATCTTCATGGACGTGTGGACGCGCTGCAGGCCGCTGAAGCTGTCGGTGTACGCCCGCTACACCCGCCGCGGAGGGCTGGACATCAACCCGTTTCGCACCAGCCATCCGCAAGCCCTGCCGGCCAATATCCGGATGGCGCGGCAGTAA
- a CDS encoding DUF1810 domain-containing protein: MSNEPPDPYNLDRFVQAQASDYERALGELRTGKKRTHWMWYILPQLQGLGSSGMSTFYAIKSLAEARAYIEHPLLGPRLKECVAALNALPGASATQVLGDVDAAKFRSCLTLFSQVEGQQSLFGQALNRYYQGEPDRQTLALLAAQRGEPGEA; encoded by the coding sequence ATGTCAAACGAACCACCTGACCCGTACAACCTCGACCGCTTCGTCCAGGCCCAGGCGAGTGACTACGAGCGAGCCCTCGGTGAACTCCGCACAGGAAAGAAACGAACGCACTGGATGTGGTACATCCTGCCTCAGCTGCAAGGTCTGGGTTCGAGTGGGATGTCGACCTTCTATGCGATCAAGTCGCTGGCGGAGGCCCGCGCCTACATCGAGCATCCGTTGCTGGGCCCAAGGCTGAAGGAGTGCGTGGCAGCCCTGAACGCGCTTCCTGGCGCGAGTGCGACTCAAGTCCTGGGCGACGTTGACGCGGCCAAGTTCCGGTCCTGCCTGACGCTCTTTTCCCAGGTCGAGGGCCAGCAGTCGCTTTTCGGCCAGGCCCTGAACAGGTACTACCAGGGTGAGCCTGATCGCCAGACACTTGCCCTGCTCGCGGCGCAGCGCGGAGAACCGGGTGAGGCCTGA